From the Paraflavitalea soli genome, the window AACGTTATTCCCCATGAAAAACGGCCTGGTGACACCCCCTTTACCAAGTACTTCCTGAAACCCTGCGATGCCTTCATCACCATGAGTGAAAAAGTAATGCAGGACCTGCGGCAATTTGAACCCACCAAACCCGCCAGGCTGGTCAATCACCCCCTTTACGATAGTTTTGGCGATGCAGTATCCAAAGCAGCAGCCAGGCAACACCTGGGCATACAACAGGAAGATAAGATCCTCCTGTTCTTTGGCTTCATACGCAAATACAAAGGGCTCGACCTCCTGCTGGAAGCCATGAAGGTGATCAAGGATCGACTCCAGGCCCCAGGCTCCCAACTCCAGCCCCCTTACTCAACACTCAAACTCCTTGTAGCTGGTGAATTTTATGAGGATGGCAAAGCCTACCAGGAACAGATACAACAGCTGGACATAGCAGATATGCTCATCCTGCGCACCGATTTCATACCCGATAGTGAAGTAAAATACTATCTGTGTGCGGCCGATTGTGTGGTACAACCCTATCGCAATGCCACCCAAAGCGGCGTTACTCCCCTGGCCTATCATTATGAAAAGCCAATGATCGTCACTAATGTGGGAGCCCTGCCCGCGCTGGTACCACATGAAAAGGTGGGGCTCGTATGCGAACCAACGCCGGCCTCACTGGCCGATGCCATTGAACGCTATTTTGAGTTGGGCGAAGCATACTTCCT encodes:
- a CDS encoding glycosyltransferase family 4 protein, giving the protein MAHKKIVIIGPGHPLRGGLATFNQRLCKQFIDEGHSCTIYSFSLQYPSFLFPGTTQYSSEPAPRDMEIYSVINSVHPLNWLQIGNTISKVKPDIILVRYWLPFMGPALGTILRRVKKNRHTRIIALTDNVIPHEKRPGDTPFTKYFLKPCDAFITMSEKVMQDLRQFEPTKPARLVNHPLYDSFGDAVSKAAARQHLGIQQEDKILLFFGFIRKYKGLDLLLEAMKVIKDRLQAPGSQLQPPYSTLKLLVAGEFYEDGKAYQEQIQQLDIADMLILRTDFIPDSEVKYYLCAADCVVQPYRNATQSGVTPLAYHYEKPMIVTNVGALPALVPHEKVGLVCEPTPASLADAIERYFELGEAYFLPQLRQEKEKYSWHSLVETIFDLAASKSPA